In one window of Rhodopseudomonas palustris HaA2 DNA:
- a CDS encoding SDR family NAD(P)-dependent oxidoreductase — protein sequence MSYKPLSRSVEGLRVLITGAASGMGRATAHVFADEGARVAVTDVTRDAAQPVAEAIQARGGDATAFALDVGDAAAIKAGVDAIAQALGGLDIVINNAGISVRLPIDDDGYDAGWDRALAVMLSAHPRVIRAALPYLRKSSSPRIVNIASTEALGATAGHSAYSAAKAGVTGLTRSLAVELGPEGITVNCICPGPITTAMTDRISDDHKQKYARRRTALHRYGAPEEVAHMTLSLCLPAASFLTGVVIPVDGGLMARNA from the coding sequence ATGAGCTACAAACCCCTCAGCCGTTCCGTCGAAGGCCTGCGCGTGCTGATCACGGGTGCTGCGAGCGGCATGGGCCGCGCCACCGCGCATGTGTTCGCCGACGAAGGCGCGCGCGTCGCCGTCACCGACGTGACGCGCGACGCCGCGCAGCCGGTGGCCGAGGCGATCCAAGCGCGCGGCGGCGACGCGACCGCGTTCGCGCTCGATGTCGGCGACGCCGCCGCGATCAAGGCCGGCGTCGACGCGATCGCGCAGGCGCTCGGCGGGCTCGACATCGTCATCAACAATGCCGGCATTTCAGTGCGACTGCCGATCGACGACGACGGCTACGACGCCGGCTGGGACCGCGCGCTCGCGGTGATGCTGAGCGCACATCCGCGCGTGATCCGCGCCGCGCTGCCCTATCTGCGCAAGTCGTCTTCGCCGCGGATCGTCAACATCGCCTCCACCGAAGCGCTCGGCGCCACCGCCGGCCACAGCGCCTATTCGGCCGCGAAGGCCGGCGTCACCGGTCTCACGCGCTCGCTCGCGGTCGAGCTCGGCCCCGAAGGCATCACCGTCAATTGCATCTGCCCGGGTCCGATCACCACCGCGATGACCGACCGCATCAGCGACGACCACAAGCAGAAATACGCCCGCCGCCGCACCGCGCTGCACCGCTACGGCGCCCCGGAAGAAGTCGCCCACATGACGCTGAGCCTGTGCCTCCCCGCCGCGTCGTTCCTCACCGGCGTGGTGATTCCGGTCGACGGGGGATTGATGGCGAGGAATGCGTGA
- a CDS encoding endonuclease domain-containing protein — protein MPIATARTLRKRLTPQEARLWVQLRQLKSRGYHFRRQAPIGRYIVDFVCFGAKIVIEADGGQHGMPDGIAADQQRDAFLRGEGFRVLRFWNSDIDRHFDGVMQTVLDALPPPPVRPD, from the coding sequence GTGCCGATTGCTACCGCCCGAACCCTCCGCAAACGCCTCACTCCGCAGGAAGCCCGGCTGTGGGTGCAACTCCGCCAGTTGAAGTCTCGCGGCTATCACTTCCGCCGACAGGCCCCGATCGGTCGCTACATTGTCGATTTCGTCTGCTTCGGCGCAAAGATCGTCATCGAGGCGGACGGCGGCCAGCACGGGATGCCAGACGGTATCGCTGCCGATCAGCAGCGTGACGCATTCCTGCGCGGCGAAGGGTTTCGCGTTCTCCGGTTCTGGAATTCGGACATCGATCGCCATTTCGACGGTGTGATGCAGACCGTCCTCGACGCGTTGCCACCCCCACCCGTCCGGCCCGATTAG
- a CDS encoding glutamate synthase subunit beta yields the protein MGKITGFLEIERHDRVYAPVAERVKNYNEFVVPLSDKDLGDQAARCMNCGIPYCHGTGSAQPGAPGCPVNNQIPDWNDLVYQGNWQEASRNLHSTNNFPEFTGRICPAPCEASCTLNIDDNPVTIKTIECAIVDRAWENGWLVPELASVKTGQSVAVIGAGPAGLACAQQLARAGHDVHVYEKLAKAGGLLRYGIPDFKMEKHLIDRRVAQMEAEGVTFHYNAPVGGNAAGAVDPAELLKQYDAVALTGGAEYPRDLPIPGRELSGIHFAMDFLTQQNRRVSGEAVNGADILATGKHVVVIGGGDTGSDCIGTSIRQGATSVTQIEIMAAPPEKEDKGLTWPNWPMKMRTSSSQAEGAVREFAVLTQSFTGENGAVKQLDCVRVDAKFQPIPGTEFTLQADLVLLAMGFVSPVKQGLLEKLGVALDPRGNVSADLSHFTTSVDKVFAAGDMRRGQSLVVWAIREGRLCARAIDQFLMGSTTLPK from the coding sequence ATGGGCAAGATCACGGGATTTCTGGAAATCGAACGGCACGATCGGGTCTATGCGCCGGTCGCCGAGCGGGTGAAGAACTACAACGAATTCGTCGTCCCGCTCAGCGACAAGGACCTCGGCGACCAGGCCGCGCGCTGCATGAATTGCGGCATTCCGTATTGCCACGGCACCGGCTCGGCGCAGCCGGGCGCGCCGGGCTGCCCGGTCAACAACCAGATCCCCGACTGGAACGATCTGGTGTACCAGGGCAATTGGCAGGAGGCCTCGCGCAACCTGCACTCCACCAACAACTTCCCGGAATTCACCGGCCGCATCTGCCCGGCGCCGTGCGAAGCCTCGTGCACGCTGAACATCGACGACAACCCGGTCACCATCAAGACCATCGAATGCGCCATCGTCGACCGCGCCTGGGAGAACGGCTGGCTCGTGCCCGAGCTCGCCTCGGTCAAGACCGGCCAGAGCGTCGCGGTGATCGGCGCCGGCCCGGCGGGCCTCGCCTGCGCCCAGCAGTTGGCGCGCGCCGGCCATGACGTCCACGTCTATGAGAAGCTCGCCAAGGCCGGCGGCCTGCTGCGCTACGGCATTCCCGACTTCAAGATGGAGAAGCATCTGATCGACCGCCGCGTCGCGCAGATGGAAGCCGAAGGCGTCACCTTCCACTACAATGCACCGGTCGGCGGCAATGCGGCCGGCGCGGTCGATCCGGCCGAGCTGCTGAAGCAGTACGACGCCGTGGCCTTGACCGGCGGCGCGGAATATCCGCGCGACCTGCCGATCCCGGGCCGCGAGCTCTCCGGCATCCATTTCGCGATGGACTTCCTGACCCAGCAGAACCGCCGCGTCTCCGGCGAAGCGGTGAACGGCGCCGACATTCTGGCGACCGGCAAGCACGTCGTGGTGATCGGCGGCGGCGACACCGGCTCGGACTGCATCGGCACCTCGATCCGTCAGGGCGCCACCTCGGTGACCCAGATCGAGATCATGGCGGCGCCGCCGGAGAAGGAAGACAAGGGCCTGACCTGGCCGAACTGGCCGATGAAGATGCGCACCTCGTCGAGCCAGGCCGAAGGCGCGGTCCGCGAATTCGCGGTGCTGACGCAGAGCTTCACGGGCGAGAACGGCGCGGTGAAGCAGCTCGATTGCGTCCGCGTCGACGCCAAATTCCAGCCGATCCCCGGCACCGAATTCACGCTGCAGGCCGATCTGGTGCTGCTGGCGATGGGCTTCGTCTCGCCGGTCAAGCAAGGCCTGCTCGAAAAACTCGGCGTCGCCCTCGACCCGCGCGGCAATGTCAGCGCCGACCTGTCGCACTTCACCACCTCGGTCGACAAAGTCTTCGCCGCCGGCGACATGCGCCGCGGCCAGTCGCTGGTCGTCTGGGCGATCCGCGAAGGCCGCCTGTGCGCCCGGGCGATCGATCAGTTCCTGATGGGAAGCACGACGCTGCCGAAGTAA
- the gltB gene encoding glutamate synthase large subunit encodes MSGSEVERENMVANALTAGPAVKTHASSDAREHDWRPPAEGLYDLSREKDACGVGFIANIKGVKSHQIVADAIRILCNLEHRGAVGADPRAGDGAGILVQIPHAFFNRKASELGFTLPAPGEYAVGALFMPRDTSWRKVIQSIVADQIKAEGLTLLGWRDVPTDNSSLGETVKPTEPANMQVFIGRGGAIKTEDEFERHLYIMRKSISNAVYQRRERGFAGYYPVSLSCRTVIYKGMFLADQLGKYYPDLSDPDFESALALVHQRFSTNTFPTWSLAHPYRMVAHNGEINTLRGNVNWMAARQASVHSKLYGKDISRLWPISYEGQSDTACFDNALEFLVRGGYSLPHAVMMMIPEAWAGNPLMDEQRRSFYEYHAALMEPWDGPAALAFTDGRQIGATLDRNGLRPARYLVTRDDRIVMASEMGVLKIPEDQIVTKWRLQPGKMLLVDLVEGRLIPDDEIKAQLAASQPYREWLGRTQIVLEELPDAPVKGQRSNLPLLDRQQAFGYTQEDISILMTPMASTGEEASGSMGNDTPLSALSDKPKPLFTYFKQNFAQVTNPPIDPIREELVMSLVSIIGPRPNLFDTQGIAGTKRLEVRQPILTDGDLEKIRSISEIGDPHFKSRTLDTTFHTALGAAGLEQVLEDLSARAEAAVRDGVNIIILSDRAAGADRIPIPSLLACAAVHHHLIRVGLRTSVGLVVESGEPREVHHFACLAGYGAEAINPYLAFETIIALKDRLPAKLDDYEIVKRYIKSIGKGLLKVMSKMGISTYQSYCGAQIFDAVGLRNDFIAKYFAGTHSQIEGVGLAQIAEETVRRHHDAFGDALVYKTALDVGGEYAYRSRGEDHAWTADSVATLQHAVRGNSVERYRAFARILNEQQERLLTLRGLFRIKGAEAEGRKPVPIEEVEPAAEIVKRFATGAMSFGSISREAHSTLAIAMNRIGGKSNTGEGGEEADRFKPMANGDSMRSAIKQIASGRFGVTTEYLANSDMMQIKMAQGAKPGEGGQLPGHKVDATIAAVRHSTPGVGLISPPPHHDIYSIEDLAQLIYDLKNVNPQSAVSVKLVSEIGVGTVAAGVAKARADHVTIAGFEGGTGASPLTSIKHAGSPWEIGLAETHQTLVRERLRSRIVVQVDGGFRTGRDVVIGALLGADEFGFATAPLIAAGCIMMRKCHLNTCPVGVATQDPVLRKRFTGQPEHVINYFFFVAEEVRELMASLGYRSFNEMVGQSQMLDQQALVAHWKAKGLDFSKLFHKQKAEKGQTIYHSELQDHHLDKVLDRTLIANAQAAIDRGAPVKFEVEINNTNRSAGAMLSGVVAKHYGHAGLPHDTIQVHLKGTAGQAFGAWLARGITFDLEGEGNDYVGKGLSGGKIIVRPPAISGIVPEESIIVGNTVMYGAIEGECYFRGIAGERFAVRNSGAVAVVEGAGDHCCEYMTGGIVVVLGKTGRNFAAGMSGGVAYVLDEDGAFGKLCNMAMVELEPVLSEEMINANAYHQSGDLEVHGRVDVFADLLGFDIERLHVLISRHAKYTGSKRAAEILANWKEWLPKFRKVMPVEYRRALRELKARQAEEPKIAIGA; translated from the coding sequence ATGAGCGGGTCTGAGGTTGAGCGCGAGAACATGGTTGCCAATGCGCTGACGGCGGGCCCGGCCGTGAAAACGCACGCCTCTTCGGACGCGCGCGAGCACGATTGGCGTCCGCCGGCCGAGGGCCTGTACGACCTGTCGCGCGAGAAGGACGCCTGCGGCGTCGGCTTCATCGCCAACATCAAGGGCGTCAAGTCGCATCAGATCGTCGCCGATGCGATCCGGATTCTGTGCAACCTCGAGCACCGCGGCGCAGTCGGCGCCGACCCGCGCGCCGGCGACGGCGCCGGCATTCTGGTGCAAATTCCGCACGCCTTCTTCAACCGCAAGGCCTCCGAGCTCGGTTTCACGCTGCCGGCGCCGGGCGAATACGCCGTCGGCGCGCTGTTCATGCCGCGCGACACCTCGTGGCGGAAGGTGATCCAGAGCATCGTCGCCGACCAGATCAAGGCCGAGGGCCTGACGCTGCTGGGCTGGCGCGACGTACCGACCGACAATTCGTCGCTGGGCGAAACCGTCAAGCCGACCGAACCCGCCAACATGCAGGTGTTCATCGGCCGCGGCGGCGCGATCAAGACCGAGGACGAGTTCGAGCGCCATCTCTACATCATGCGCAAGTCGATCTCGAACGCGGTGTATCAGCGTCGCGAGCGCGGCTTCGCCGGCTACTACCCGGTGTCGCTGTCGTGCCGCACCGTGATCTACAAGGGCATGTTCCTGGCCGATCAGCTCGGCAAGTACTATCCCGACCTCAGCGATCCGGATTTCGAAAGCGCGCTGGCGCTGGTGCATCAGCGGTTCTCGACCAACACCTTCCCGACCTGGTCGCTGGCGCATCCCTACCGCATGGTCGCGCATAACGGCGAGATCAACACGCTGCGCGGCAACGTCAACTGGATGGCGGCGCGGCAGGCCTCGGTGCACTCCAAGCTGTACGGCAAGGACATCAGCCGGCTGTGGCCGATCTCCTATGAGGGCCAGTCCGACACCGCCTGTTTCGACAACGCGCTCGAATTCCTGGTGCGCGGCGGCTATTCGCTGCCGCACGCGGTGATGATGATGATCCCGGAGGCGTGGGCCGGCAATCCGCTGATGGACGAGCAGCGCCGCTCGTTCTACGAATATCACGCCGCGCTGATGGAGCCGTGGGACGGCCCGGCGGCGCTCGCCTTCACCGACGGCCGCCAGATCGGTGCCACGCTGGACCGCAACGGCCTGCGCCCGGCGCGCTATCTGGTCACCCGCGACGACCGCATCGTGATGGCGTCCGAAATGGGCGTGCTGAAGATTCCGGAGGACCAGATCGTCACCAAGTGGCGGCTGCAGCCCGGCAAGATGCTGCTGGTCGACCTGGTCGAGGGCCGCCTCATTCCCGACGACGAGATCAAGGCGCAGCTCGCCGCCAGCCAGCCCTATCGCGAATGGCTCGGCCGCACCCAGATCGTGCTCGAGGAACTGCCGGACGCGCCGGTCAAGGGCCAGCGCTCCAACCTGCCGCTGCTCGATCGCCAGCAGGCGTTCGGCTATACCCAGGAGGACATCTCGATCCTGATGACGCCGATGGCGTCGACCGGCGAGGAAGCCTCGGGCTCGATGGGCAACGACACGCCGCTGTCGGCGCTGTCGGACAAGCCGAAGCCGCTGTTCACCTACTTCAAGCAGAACTTCGCCCAGGTCACCAACCCGCCGATCGATCCGATCCGCGAGGAGCTGGTGATGAGCCTGGTCTCGATCATCGGGCCGCGGCCGAACCTGTTCGACACCCAGGGCATCGCCGGCACCAAGCGGCTCGAAGTCCGCCAGCCGATCCTCACCGACGGCGACCTTGAGAAAATCCGTTCGATCTCCGAGATCGGCGATCCGCATTTCAAGTCGCGCACGCTCGACACCACCTTCCACACCGCGCTCGGCGCCGCCGGCCTCGAGCAGGTGCTGGAGGATCTGTCGGCGCGGGCCGAAGCCGCGGTGCGCGACGGCGTCAACATCATCATCCTCAGCGACCGCGCCGCCGGCGCCGACCGGATTCCGATCCCGTCGCTGCTCGCCTGCGCTGCCGTACATCATCATCTGATCCGCGTCGGGCTCCGAACCTCGGTCGGCTTGGTGGTCGAATCCGGCGAGCCGCGCGAGGTGCATCACTTCGCCTGTCTGGCCGGCTACGGCGCCGAGGCGATCAACCCGTATCTCGCCTTCGAGACCATCATCGCGCTCAAGGATCGGCTGCCGGCCAAGCTCGACGACTACGAGATCGTCAAGCGCTACATCAAGTCGATCGGCAAGGGGCTGCTGAAGGTGATGTCCAAGATGGGCATCTCGACCTATCAGTCGTATTGCGGCGCGCAGATCTTCGACGCGGTCGGGCTGCGCAACGATTTCATCGCCAAGTACTTCGCCGGCACGCATTCGCAGATCGAGGGCGTCGGCCTCGCGCAGATCGCCGAGGAAACCGTGCGCCGTCATCACGACGCGTTCGGCGACGCGCTGGTCTACAAGACCGCGCTCGATGTCGGCGGCGAATATGCCTACCGCTCGCGCGGCGAGGACCACGCCTGGACGGCGGATTCGGTGGCGACGCTGCAGCACGCGGTGCGCGGCAATTCGGTCGAGCGCTATCGCGCCTTCGCCCGCATTCTCAACGAGCAGCAGGAGCGTCTGTTGACGCTGCGCGGCCTGTTCCGGATCAAGGGCGCCGAGGCCGAGGGCCGCAAGCCGGTGCCGATCGAGGAGGTCGAGCCCGCCGCCGAGATCGTCAAGCGCTTCGCCACCGGCGCGATGAGCTTCGGCTCGATCTCGCGTGAGGCGCACAGCACGCTGGCGATCGCGATGAACCGCATCGGCGGCAAGTCGAACACCGGCGAGGGCGGCGAGGAAGCCGACCGCTTCAAGCCGATGGCCAACGGCGATTCGATGCGCTCGGCGATCAAGCAGATCGCTTCGGGCCGGTTCGGCGTCACCACGGAATATCTCGCCAATTCCGACATGATGCAGATCAAGATGGCGCAGGGCGCCAAGCCCGGCGAGGGCGGACAGTTGCCCGGCCACAAGGTCGACGCCACCATCGCGGCGGTGCGGCACTCGACGCCCGGCGTCGGCCTGATCTCGCCGCCGCCGCATCACGACATCTATTCGATCGAGGATCTGGCGCAGCTCATCTACGATCTGAAGAACGTCAATCCGCAGAGCGCGGTCTCGGTCAAGCTGGTGTCGGAAATCGGCGTAGGCACCGTCGCGGCCGGCGTCGCCAAGGCGCGCGCCGACCACGTCACCATCGCGGGCTTCGAAGGCGGCACCGGCGCCTCGCCGCTGACCTCGATCAAGCACGCCGGCTCGCCCTGGGAAATCGGTCTCGCCGAGACGCACCAGACGCTGGTGCGCGAGCGGCTGCGCTCGCGCATCGTCGTTCAGGTCGACGGTGGCTTCCGCACCGGCCGCGACGTCGTGATCGGCGCGCTGCTGGGTGCCGACGAGTTCGGCTTCGCCACCGCGCCGCTGATCGCGGCCGGCTGCATCATGATGCGCAAGTGCCATCTCAACACCTGCCCGGTCGGCGTCGCCACCCAGGACCCGGTGCTGCGCAAGCGCTTCACCGGCCAGCCCGAGCATGTCATCAACTACTTCTTCTTCGTCGCCGAGGAAGTCCGCGAGCTGATGGCGTCGCTCGGCTATCGCAGCTTCAACGAGATGGTCGGCCAGTCGCAGATGCTCGACCAACAGGCGTTGGTGGCGCACTGGAAGGCGAAGGGCCTCGACTTCTCCAAGCTGTTCCACAAGCAGAAGGCCGAAAAGGGCCAGACGATCTATCACTCCGAGCTCCAGGATCATCACCTCGACAAGGTGCTCGACCGCACCCTGATCGCCAACGCGCAGGCCGCGATCGACCGCGGCGCGCCGGTGAAGTTCGAGGTCGAGATCAACAACACCAACCGCTCGGCCGGCGCGATGCTGTCCGGTGTCGTCGCCAAGCATTACGGCCATGCCGGGCTGCCGCACGACACCATCCAGGTGCACCTCAAGGGCACCGCCGGGCAGGCGTTCGGCGCCTGGCTGGCGCGCGGCATCACCTTCGACCTCGAAGGCGAAGGCAACGACTATGTCGGCAAGGGCCTCTCCGGCGGCAAGATCATCGTTCGCCCGCCGGCGATCTCCGGCATCGTGCCCGAGGAGTCGATCATCGTCGGCAACACCGTGATGTACGGCGCGATCGAGGGCGAGTGCTACTTCCGCGGCATCGCCGGCGAGCGCTTCGCGGTGCGCAATTCCGGCGCCGTCGCGGTGGTCGAGGGCGCCGGCGATCATTGCTGCGAATACATGACCGGCGGCATCGTCGTCGTGCTCGGCAAGACCGGCCGCAACTTCGCCGCCGGCATGTCGGGCGGCGTCGCCTATGTGCTGGACGAGGACGGTGCGTTCGGCAAGCTGTGCAACATGGCGATGGTCGAGCTCGAGCCGGTGCTGTCGGAGGAGATGATCAACGCCAACGCGTATCATCAGTCCGGCGATCTGGAGGTGCACGGCCGGGTCGACGTGTTCGCCGATCTGCTCGGCTTCGACATCGAGCGGCTGCACGTGCTGATCTCGCGCCACGCCAAATACACCGGCTCCAAGCGCGCCGCCGAGATCCTGGCGAACTGGAAAGAGTGGCTGCCGAAGTTCCGCAAGGTGATGCCGGTCGAGTACCGCCGCGCTTTGCGCGAGCTGAAAGCACGCCAGGCCGAGGAGCCCAAGATCGCGATCGGGGCTTAA